In one window of Dyella thiooxydans DNA:
- a CDS encoding adenylosuccinate synthase: MGKSVVILGAQWGDEGKGKIVDLLTERVGAVARFQGGHNAGHTLVIKGKKTVLHLIPSGILRDDALCLIGNGVVLSPAALKSEIEELEANGVNVRPRLKISPATPLIMPYHIAVDKAREAKAGKSAIGTTGRGIGPAYEDKVARRSIRVADLMYPHELPEKIKTAVEYHNFILTQWLNAEPVDYQTVLDDALAYGEFIRPMVDDVATILHDVRKEGGNILFEGAQGALLDIDHGTYPYVTSSNTTVGGALAGTGVGAGDIDYVLGICKAYATRVGGGPFPTELEDEMGERLRKVGNEFGASTGRPRRCGWIDLVALKRAVQINGINGLAITKLDVLDGLPSIKVCIAYEYRGKRRELAPLDADGWEECKPVYLEFPGWEESTAGIREWDKLPPAARAYLRALEELSGCRIALVATGADRDDTIILDDPFA, encoded by the coding sequence ATGGGCAAGTCCGTAGTCATTCTTGGAGCCCAGTGGGGCGACGAAGGCAAAGGCAAGATCGTCGACCTGCTGACCGAACGCGTAGGCGCCGTCGCGCGCTTCCAGGGCGGCCACAACGCCGGCCACACGCTGGTCATCAAGGGCAAGAAGACCGTCCTCCACCTGATTCCCTCGGGCATCCTGCGCGACGACGCGCTGTGCCTGATCGGCAACGGCGTGGTGCTCAGCCCCGCCGCGCTCAAGAGCGAGATCGAGGAGCTGGAGGCCAACGGCGTCAACGTGCGCCCGCGCCTGAAGATCAGCCCCGCCACGCCGCTGATCATGCCGTACCACATCGCGGTGGATAAGGCGCGCGAGGCCAAGGCCGGCAAGAGCGCCATCGGCACCACCGGCCGCGGCATCGGCCCGGCCTACGAAGACAAGGTCGCCCGCCGCTCCATCCGCGTCGCCGACCTGATGTACCCGCACGAGCTGCCGGAGAAGATCAAGACGGCCGTCGAGTACCACAACTTCATCCTCACCCAGTGGCTCAACGCCGAGCCGGTGGACTACCAGACCGTGCTCGACGACGCGCTGGCCTACGGCGAGTTCATCCGCCCGATGGTCGACGACGTCGCCACCATCCTGCACGACGTGCGCAAGGAAGGCGGCAACATCCTGTTCGAGGGCGCGCAGGGCGCGCTGCTGGACATCGACCACGGCACCTACCCGTACGTCACCTCGTCCAACACCACCGTCGGCGGCGCGCTCGCCGGCACCGGCGTGGGCGCCGGCGACATCGACTACGTGCTGGGCATCTGCAAGGCCTACGCCACCCGCGTCGGCGGCGGGCCGTTCCCCACCGAGCTCGAAGACGAGATGGGCGAGCGCCTGCGCAAGGTCGGCAACGAGTTCGGCGCCAGCACCGGCCGTCCGCGCCGCTGCGGCTGGATCGACCTCGTCGCGCTCAAGCGCGCCGTGCAGATCAACGGCATCAACGGCCTGGCCATCACCAAGCTCGACGTGCTCGACGGCCTGCCCAGCATCAAGGTCTGCATCGCCTACGAATACCGCGGCAAGCGCCGCGAGCTGGCTCCGCTGGACGCCGACGGCTGGGAAGAGTGCAAGCCGGTCTACCTGGAGTTCCCGGGCTGGGAAGAGTCCACCGCCGGCATCCGCGAGTGGGACAAGCTCCCGCCCGCCGCCCGCGCCTACCTGCGCGCCCTGGAAGAACTCTCCGGCTGCCGCATCGCCCTCGTCGCCACCGGCGCCGACCGCGATGACACCATCATCCTGGACGACCCGTTCGCCTGA
- a CDS encoding type II toxin-antitoxin system HipA family toxin produces the protein MANEPVAVASARVLTPQGVSGELYHEGRPYAFAYTGTTPDVAVSLTMPVRRSPYTSSELLPIFQQSLPEGYVLEQLRLRLAKLTQLDPMLLLAITGQGGTIGRLAVDAPAVGRLLQRGREPERGERLDEILAWDGAEDLFTELVDRYLLRSGVSGVQPKVLVPERAMGDAAKATLLTGDLIVKSGQGEYPGLAINEFVCMSIARAAGIPVPEFFLSERHDLFVMRRFDRDAHGKPLGFEDMATLMGLGTAQKYQGGYERLTKVIGNNCLAEQVRLALAQLFDMVALSVIVGNGDAHLKNFGLLYTHPASDDVRMAPAYDIVNTTAYLPNDTLALTLGGSKSFIAARQHLLEFAGRCQVDEPRERIRQLLEAAHQQCQRHADLLAEVPQVRDALQRDIQRMEPGFSKPLGAA, from the coding sequence ATGGCGAATGAGCCGGTGGCCGTCGCCAGCGCGCGCGTGCTGACCCCGCAGGGCGTCAGTGGTGAGCTTTACCACGAAGGCAGGCCATACGCGTTCGCCTACACCGGCACCACGCCGGATGTGGCGGTGAGTCTCACCATGCCGGTACGGCGCAGTCCGTACACATCCTCCGAACTGCTGCCGATCTTCCAGCAGAGCCTGCCGGAGGGTTACGTGCTGGAGCAGCTGCGCCTGCGCCTGGCCAAGCTCACGCAGCTCGATCCCATGCTGCTGCTGGCGATCACCGGCCAGGGCGGCACCATCGGCCGCCTCGCCGTCGATGCGCCCGCGGTCGGCCGCTTGCTGCAACGTGGCCGCGAGCCCGAGCGCGGCGAGCGGCTGGACGAGATCCTGGCCTGGGACGGCGCCGAAGACCTGTTCACCGAACTGGTCGATCGCTACCTGCTGCGCAGCGGCGTGTCGGGCGTGCAGCCCAAGGTGCTGGTGCCGGAGCGCGCAATGGGCGACGCAGCCAAGGCGACCCTTCTCACCGGCGATCTCATCGTCAAGAGCGGGCAGGGCGAGTACCCCGGTCTGGCGATCAACGAGTTCGTCTGCATGTCCATCGCCAGGGCCGCTGGTATCCCGGTGCCGGAGTTCTTCCTGTCCGAGCGGCACGATCTGTTCGTGATGCGCCGTTTCGACCGCGATGCCCACGGCAAGCCGCTGGGCTTCGAGGACATGGCGACGCTGATGGGTCTCGGTACCGCCCAGAAATACCAGGGCGGTTACGAGCGGCTGACCAAGGTCATCGGCAACAACTGCCTCGCGGAGCAGGTACGCCTGGCCCTGGCGCAGCTGTTCGACATGGTGGCGCTGTCCGTCATCGTCGGGAACGGCGACGCGCACCTGAAGAACTTCGGCCTGCTCTACACCCACCCGGCTAGCGACGACGTGCGCATGGCGCCGGCCTACGACATCGTCAACACCACCGCGTATCTACCCAACGACACGTTGGCCCTAACGCTGGGCGGCAGCAAGAGCTTCATCGCAGCCCGACAACACCTGCTGGAATTCGCCGGCCGCTGCCAGGTAGACGAACCCCGCGAACGTATCCGGCAACTGCTCGAAGCGGCCCACCAGCAGTGCCAGCGCCACGCCGACCTGCTGGCCGAGGTGCCGCAGGTGCGCGATGCCCTGCAGCGCGACATCCAGCGTATGGAGCCGGGTTTCAGCAAGCCGCTGGGAGCGGCATGA
- a CDS encoding fasciclin domain-containing protein translates to MNHSVNNTRTSNLIDSAVANGSFKTLCKALDAAELTGVLKGSGPYTVFAPTDEAFGKLPQGTLENWLKPENKAELISVLKYHVLPGRASTADVGTLSHPKMMQGLSAHIARDGDRLTIDGAHLIGAEIAAGNGVIHTIDAVMQPPKSATKH, encoded by the coding sequence ATGAACCATTCCGTCAACAACACTCGCACCAGCAACCTCATCGATTCGGCCGTCGCCAACGGCTCCTTCAAGACCCTCTGCAAGGCACTGGATGCCGCCGAACTTACCGGCGTGCTGAAGGGCTCGGGCCCCTACACCGTCTTCGCGCCGACCGACGAAGCCTTCGGCAAACTGCCGCAGGGCACGCTGGAGAACTGGCTCAAGCCGGAGAACAAGGCCGAGCTGATTTCGGTGCTGAAGTACCACGTCCTTCCCGGTCGCGCGTCGACCGCCGATGTGGGCACGCTCAGCCATCCGAAGATGATGCAGGGTCTGTCGGCCCATATCGCCAGGGACGGTGATCGCCTTACCATCGACGGCGCCCACCTGATCGGTGCGGAAATCGCCGCGGGCAACGGCGTGATCCACACCATCGATGCGGTGATGCAGCCGCCCAAGTCGGCCACCAAGCACTGA
- a CDS encoding XVIPCD domain-containing protein: MIVAGLDDLTSEYLRAKHAESILKANTFLPEGISKKAALDYLGTDEGALYLHRLVEADPNASAEDIKTRAISHLRSGRELPRMETLDTGEALVKFVPAGTRPSRYSSFWIRASEAEAAVAQRRNISEFFGLPIASEAPRYDAYRMTPKVPTQVFFSTVAPTSELDGLVTKPGGAEQALVPNRQLFHEPVYVKSVDNLPKPELAVARAGAKSGLARGLGVLGAAAVIEDTASTVDHTTDLLRQGNVTGAQSGMLHLGGRTLGMVAGAEVPGGLGTLAGIESGPGAFVTGAVGGVVGAIGGDRLVNAIDDYRIYHQDDPQGRPWRYDPAHPGQGWVSDLPPLPGDVQRPVADAALQNRLDYQASTRMAELRMAQPGELADPYRQPASAADPARLQADDWQRDAESGQWTRSVVTGVVGRVVERGTEVASPQRAAELDQAAERTIAHNRANSPQGVAEAYRTLYEQRGWSAFGTMPEAVASTLRDADRTVLASDGRSYTRDAQGQWSAPGMLFGRHAAEGNVAAEIRETRDMEASKVPAAQGHGGRESPASRPVNPPEPALPARLDDPQHPDHAFFQQTRQHVHALDRSLGRAPDIHCDQVASSLAVQARADGLQRIDRIALSDDGTRLWAVQTPPGRQDHLLDLRTQVPTASANTPMEQSAARWPQAMERFQQITQQQGAMQAPTVIQAQMQQGMPGPGLAR; the protein is encoded by the coding sequence ATGATCGTGGCCGGGCTTGATGACCTCACGTCGGAGTACCTGAGGGCGAAGCATGCCGAGTCGATACTGAAAGCCAACACATTTCTCCCTGAGGGGATCAGTAAAAAAGCTGCACTGGACTATTTGGGTACCGATGAGGGTGCGCTTTACCTGCATCGTCTGGTCGAGGCTGACCCAAACGCGTCAGCGGAAGACATCAAGACGCGGGCCATCAGTCATCTCAGATCCGGCCGCGAGCTTCCTCGCATGGAAACGCTGGACACCGGCGAAGCCCTGGTGAAGTTCGTCCCCGCGGGCACCCGCCCCAGTCGCTATTCCTCGTTCTGGATCAGGGCCAGCGAAGCCGAGGCGGCGGTCGCACAGAGGAGGAACATCTCCGAGTTCTTCGGTCTGCCCATAGCCAGCGAGGCGCCGCGCTACGACGCCTACCGCATGACGCCGAAGGTGCCGACGCAGGTGTTCTTCAGCACCGTGGCTCCGACGTCGGAGCTGGACGGCTTGGTCACCAAGCCGGGCGGTGCCGAGCAGGCGCTGGTACCCAACCGGCAACTCTTCCATGAACCGGTCTACGTCAAATCGGTGGACAACCTGCCGAAGCCCGAGCTGGCGGTCGCACGGGCCGGCGCCAAATCGGGACTGGCCCGCGGCCTGGGTGTGCTCGGTGCCGCCGCGGTTATCGAGGACACCGCAAGCACCGTCGATCACACCACCGATCTGCTTCGCCAGGGCAACGTCACCGGCGCGCAGTCCGGCATGTTGCATCTGGGCGGTCGCACGCTGGGCATGGTGGCGGGGGCCGAGGTCCCGGGCGGGCTTGGCACGCTCGCCGGCATCGAATCCGGCCCGGGTGCGTTCGTCACCGGCGCGGTGGGCGGGGTGGTTGGCGCGATCGGGGGCGACAGGCTGGTCAATGCCATCGACGACTACCGCATCTACCACCAGGACGATCCGCAGGGACGGCCCTGGCGCTACGACCCGGCGCACCCGGGGCAGGGCTGGGTATCCGATCTGCCGCCGCTTCCCGGCGATGTGCAGCGCCCCGTGGCGGACGCGGCGTTGCAGAACCGGCTCGACTACCAAGCCTCCACCCGCATGGCCGAACTGCGCATGGCGCAACCGGGCGAATTAGCCGATCCGTATCGGCAGCCCGCCAGTGCCGCCGACCCGGCCCGCCTCCAAGCCGACGACTGGCAGCGCGACGCCGAGAGCGGGCAGTGGACGCGGTCGGTGGTGACCGGCGTGGTGGGGCGCGTGGTCGAGCGCGGTACCGAGGTGGCCTCTCCCCAGCGTGCTGCCGAACTCGACCAGGCGGCCGAGCGGACCATTGCCCACAACCGCGCCAACTCGCCGCAGGGCGTGGCCGAGGCCTACCGGACGCTTTATGAGCAGCGCGGCTGGTCTGCATTCGGGACGATGCCTGAAGCAGTGGCCAGCACGCTCCGTGATGCGGACCGGACGGTGCTGGCCTCCGATGGCCGCAGCTATACCCGCGATGCGCAGGGCCAGTGGAGCGCGCCCGGCATGCTCTTCGGGCGGCACGCCGCCGAAGGCAACGTCGCGGCGGAAATCCGTGAAACCCGGGATATGGAGGCGTCGAAGGTGCCTGCGGCGCAGGGACACGGCGGTCGCGAGTCGCCAGCGTCTCGTCCGGTCAATCCCCCCGAGCCGGCCTTGCCTGCGCGACTGGACGACCCGCAGCATCCGGACCACGCCTTCTTCCAGCAGACCCGGCAACACGTGCACGCGCTGGACCGTTCGCTCGGCCGCGCCCCCGACATCCACTGCGATCAGGTGGCTTCGTCGCTCGCCGTGCAGGCGCGCGCCGACGGCCTGCAGCGCATCGACCGCATCGCGCTCTCCGACGATGGCACCCGGCTGTGGGCGGTGCAGACGCCACCGGGCCGGCAGGACCACTTGCTCGATCTGCGCACCCAGGTCCCCACCGCCAGCGCCAACACCCCCATGGAGCAGAGCGCCGCCCGCTGGCCGCAGGCAATGGAGCGGTTCCAGCAGATCACGCAGCAGCAGGGCGCGATGCAGGCACCGACGGTAATACAGGCGCAGATGCAGCAGGGCATGCCGGGGCCGGGTCTGGCGCGTTAG
- the hflC gene encoding protease modulator HflC: MKISAIIAVILLALLGLNSMYVVGEGQSALLLQFGRIVRTGDQPGLHFKLPVLQQVMRFDNRILTMDASPERYLTSEKKSVNVDFYVKWRIANNADYYRATGGDPVQAAQRLSPIVKNALRFEFNSRTLQELISGGRRDITNKVREQTDLASRKSLGIEVVDVRIKQIELPNEVSDSVYKRMKAERLQLANELRYTGEQMATTINADADRQAQVLRADADRDAAKIRGEGDAQAALIYAQAYGQDPEFFAFYRSMQAYRHAFDDGKNVLVLKPDDPFLQYFQNSAGKR; encoded by the coding sequence ATGAAGATCTCCGCCATCATCGCCGTGATCCTGCTGGCCCTGCTCGGCCTCAACAGCATGTATGTGGTGGGCGAGGGGCAGTCGGCGCTGCTGCTGCAGTTCGGCCGCATCGTGCGCACCGGCGACCAGCCCGGCCTGCACTTCAAGCTGCCGGTGCTGCAGCAGGTGATGCGCTTCGACAACCGCATCCTCACCATGGACGCCAGTCCCGAGCGCTACCTCACCTCGGAGAAAAAGAGCGTCAACGTCGACTTCTACGTGAAGTGGCGCATCGCCAACAACGCCGACTACTACCGCGCCACCGGCGGCGACCCGGTGCAGGCCGCCCAGCGCCTCAGCCCGATCGTCAAGAACGCGCTGCGCTTCGAGTTCAACAGCCGCACCCTGCAGGAGCTGATCTCCGGCGGCCGCCGCGACATCACCAACAAGGTGCGCGAGCAGACCGACCTGGCCTCCCGCAAGAGCCTCGGCATCGAAGTGGTGGATGTGCGCATCAAGCAGATCGAGCTGCCCAACGAGGTCAGCGACTCGGTCTACAAGCGCATGAAGGCCGAGCGCCTGCAGCTGGCCAACGAGCTGCGCTACACCGGCGAGCAGATGGCCACCACCATCAACGCCGACGCCGATCGTCAGGCCCAGGTGCTGCGCGCAGACGCCGATCGTGACGCCGCCAAGATCCGCGGCGAGGGCGACGCCCAGGCCGCGCTGATCTACGCCCAGGCCTATGGCCAGGACCCGGAGTTCTTCGCGTTCTATCGATCCATGCAGGCGTATCGTCACGCCTTCGACGACGGCAAGAACGTGCTCGTCCTCAAGCCGGACGACCCGTTCCTGCAGTATTTCCAGAACAGCGCCGGAAAGCGCTGA
- a CDS encoding helix-turn-helix domain-containing protein, with amino-acid sequence MDTDTLMRDLGQQLRLLRKRRGLTQAALATRTGMPRPKIVQMEQGRGSIAFESYARLAAALDATLKVDVAQRPTLEELGDIYGE; translated from the coding sequence ATGGATACCGACACCCTCATGCGCGATCTCGGCCAGCAGCTGCGTCTGCTGCGCAAGCGTCGTGGGCTGACCCAGGCCGCGCTGGCCACGCGAACGGGCATGCCGCGGCCCAAGATCGTGCAGATGGAGCAGGGTCGGGGATCGATCGCGTTCGAAAGCTACGCCCGGCTCGCCGCTGCCCTCGATGCCACCCTGAAGGTGGATGTCGCGCAGCGTCCGACGCTGGAGGAGCTGGGGGACATCTATGGCGAATGA